The following coding sequences lie in one Montipora foliosa isolate CH-2021 chromosome 11, ASM3666993v2, whole genome shotgun sequence genomic window:
- the LOC137977386 gene encoding craniofacial development protein 2-like, with protein sequence MLDEEPINDRIMTMRLPLQRKMYATLISVYAPTMTNTEEVKEEIYSNLRETIRRVPTDDRLILAIVGDFNARVGSNTDKWKGVLGSHGHLPKKTWMHRRSKHWHLLGYIIVRQRDRREVLDTRAMRGADCGTDHVMRSRLRICRRKRHCRTAAKPPRKLNTSALKGQKKQEELTQEMDENLKDWDSNNSENAIEEKWATLKGMVYQTASDVSGYHD encoded by the exons ATGCTTGATGAGGAGCCAATAAACGACAGGATAATGACTATGAGACTCCCACTACAGAGGAAGATGTATGCCACACTCATCAGTGTATATGCCCCAACAATGACCAACACAGAGGAGGTGAAGGAAGAGATCTACAGTAATTTACGTGAAACTATCAGGCGTGTACCGACTGATGACAGGCTGATACTCGCGATCGTTGGAGATTTTAATGCCAGAGTTGGTTCGAACACCGACAAATGGAAAGGAGTGCTAGGCAGTCATGGA CACCTACCCAAGAAGACATGGATGCATCGAAGATCCAAGCATTGGCACCTATTAGGCTACATCATAGTTAGGCAGAGGGACAGAAGGGAGGTATTGGATACTAGAGCAATGAGAGGCGCGGACTGTGGCACTGATCATGTTATGAGATCTAGATTAAGGATTTGCAGACGAAAACGGCACTGCAGGACGGCTGCGAAACCACCACGGAAGCTAAACACTAGTGCACTGAAAGGCCAAAAGAAGCAGGAAGAACTTACACAGGAAATGGATGAAAACTTGAAAGACTGGGACAGCAACAACTCAGAGAATGCCATAGAAGAGAAATGGGCAACACTGAAGGGTATGGTGTATCAGACTGCGAGTGATGTATCAGGCTACCATGATTAG